Proteins co-encoded in one Epinephelus moara isolate mb chromosome 13, YSFRI_EMoa_1.0, whole genome shotgun sequence genomic window:
- the rgrb gene encoding retinal G protein coupled receptor b, with product MAAYTLPEGFTEFDMFTFGTALLVGGMLGFFLNAISIVSFLTVREMRNPSNFFVFNLAVADLCLNINGLTAAYASYLRYWPFGQDGCAYHGFQGMISVLASISFMAAIAWDRYHQYCTRQKLFWSTTLTMSGIIWILSIFWAAVPLMGWGVYDFEPMRTCCTLDYTRGDRDYITYMLTLVVLYLMFPALTMLSCYDAIYKHFKKIHHHRFNTSVPLRVMLMCWGPYVLMCIYACFENVKVVSPKLRMVLPVVAKTNPIFNALLYSFGNEFYRGGVWHFLTGQKIVDPVIKKSK from the exons ATGGCAGCGTATACGTTACCGGAGGGATTCACGGAGTTTGATATGTTTACATTCGGCACAGCGCTGCTTGTTGGGG GCATGCTGGGATTCTTCCTCAATGCCATCAGCATCGTGTCCTTCCTCACAGTGAGGGAGATGAGGAACCCCAGTAACTTCTTTGTGTTCAATCTTGCTGTGGCGGACCTCTGTTTGAATATTAATGGACTCACAGCTGCCTATGCCAGCTACCTCAG ATATTGGCCATTTGGTCAAGATGGATGTGCCTATCATGGTTTTCAGGGGATGATTTCGGTCCTGGCGTCCATCAGTTTCATGGCTGCCATCGCTTGGGATAGATATCACCAGTACTGCACCA GACAGAAGCTCTTCTGGAGCACCACTCTGACAATGAGCGGCATCATCTGGATTCTTTCCATCTTCTGGGCTGCTGTTCCTCTCATGGGATGGGGTGTCTATGACTTTGAGCCTATGAGGACTTGCTGCACGCTGGACTACACTAGAGGAGACAG GGACTATATCACCTACATGCTGACTCTGGTGGTGCTCTACCTGATGTTCCCAGCTCTCACCATGTTGTCATGTTACGACGCCATCTACAAGCACTTTAAGAAGATCCACCACCACAGG TTTAACACCAGTGTACCTTTGAGGGTAATGCTGATGTGCTGGGGCCCCTACGTCCTCATGTGTATCTACGCCTGCTTCGAGAACGTGAAGGTCGTATCTCCCAAGCTAAGAATG GTGCTTCCAGTTGTTGCAAAGACAAATCCTATCTTCAACGCTCTCCTCTACTCTTTTGGAAATGAGTTCTACCGAGGCGGCGTGTGGCACTTCCTCACCGGACAGAAGATCGTTGATCCAGTTATTAAGAAGTCAAAATAA